The nucleotide sequence AAACCGTAAACTCCTCTCCACTTTTTCCTCTGCAGATAACCTTTATGAGCTTTTTAAAGTTTATTCCCTCCTCCCTCTTCACCTCAACAACTGAAATCCCCTTCTCCTTTGCCAAAAATGGAGCATTTATCAAGTTAACCGGAATGTCCACAACCTTTTGTAGAAATCCCTTTAAAAATGCAGTTGTTAGGGGTTTAAGGTCCTCTCCTAAATCCCCCCTAAATTCAAGAACAATCTCCTTTGCCCTTGAGCAGGCTACCTGAACGGCAAACGTTCCAAGTTTTTCTGCAAGCTCCATAAACGGCTTTAAAACCTTTGCTGCAGCAGTGTCCTCAAATGGAGCATTAACTGCAAACTCAACCTCCTCTCCCCTTAAAGCAGATAGAACCTGATTAGCGATTATCACGGCAACGTTTGTCTGTGATTCAAATGTGTTTGCACCTATGTGGGGTGTAACAATAATGTTTGGAGCATCTAAGAGGATGTTGTCCGTTGCAGGTTCCTTTGTAAATACATCGACAGCTGCAGCCCTAACCTTTCCGCTTACAAGGGCTTCGTAGAGGTCCCTTTCATTAATTATTCCTCCCCTTGCAATGTTGAGGAGGATTACACCATCCTTCATCTTCTCAATTTCCCTCTTCGTAATCATGTTTCTCGTCTCATCTGTCAGCGGAGTGTGAACAGTTATGATGTCTGAGCGGCGGAGGAGCTCCTCTAAATCGTCAACAAGCTCAACCCCCAACCTCTCTGCCTTTTCCCTCTTTATGTAGGGGTCGTATGCAATAACCTTCATGTCAAAGGCCTTTGCCCTTATACCGACCCTTGAGCCTATCCTTCCGAATCCGAT is from Balnearium lithotrophicum and encodes:
- the serA gene encoding phosphoglycerate dehydrogenase; this translates as MEKFKILITEHIAEPGIELLRKQPDVELTYDPELFRNFERILEIIPEYDALITRSGTPVTEELLERRKKLKVVGRAGVGVDNIDLEAASRRGILVVNAPTGNTLAATEHTMGMMISAARLIPYAHKSLKEERKWDRKKFMGVELAGKTLGIIGFGRIGSRVGIRAKAFDMKVIAYDPYIKREKAERLGVELVDDLEELLRRSDIITVHTPLTDETRNMITKREIEKMKDGVILLNIARGGIINERDLYEALVSGKVRAAAVDVFTKEPATDNILLDAPNIIVTPHIGANTFESQTNVAVIIANQVLSALRGEEVEFAVNAPFEDTAAAKVLKPFMELAEKLGTFAVQVACSRAKEIVLEFRGDLGEDLKPLTTAFLKGFLQKVVDIPVNLINAPFLAKEKGISVVEVKREEGINFKKLIKVICRGKSGEEFTVSGTVMDDTFPKIVEINGFLFDLTPEGKLLLIKNFDVPGVIGKLGSILGKYSVNIAGFQLGRTEKGKEAKGVILVDDDVPEEALNEIREIPEILEVKQINL